GCACTGCGGGGGATGGCACCGGCTTTGCCGGTGATCGCGGATAAATCCGCTCCTACAGGGGGCGTGCCGGCCTTGGCGTCGGCGCCTTACCTGTAGGAGCGGATTTATCCGCGAATTGGCCGGCAAAGCCGGCACAAGGCTGATTTGCGTCCGTGGCCCGGGCGATTTCAGATCGCGCGGGCCCGCGTTACGCGGTCCACCAGGTACACGAGGCCGTGATAGTCGATGCCGCTATGGCTCGACAAGCCGATCTCGCAGGTGCGGCTGGTGGAGATCCCTTCGCTGCAATACTGCACCGCGTCCTTGAGCGTGCGCAGCGAGTGGGCGTTAAGCTCCGGGGTGGTGAAGCCTTTGTCCCCGGCAAAGCCACAGCAGTGAATGCCCTCGGGGATCACCACCTGCTTGCTGCAGCGCCGCGCCAGGTCGATCAGCGCCTGGCTCTCGCCCAGGTGCTGGGTGCTGCAGGTCACGTGCACCGCCACCGGCTCGTCCTGGGGGGTGAACTCCAGTTTGTCGACCAGGTGGGTGCGGATGAAGCGCACCGGGTCGTACAGGTCCAGCCGGGTTTCGCCCAGGTCCTGCACCAGGCGCAGGGTGCAGGGGCTGGTGTCGCAGTAGATCGGGTCGAGGCCGCCGCGGCTGGCGTGCAGCAGCGCGGTGATCAGCTCCTGGCGCTTGTGCTCGGCCTGCTCGGGGTAGCCCTTGGAGGCGAACGGCTGGCCGCAGCACAGGCTGTCGGCGTTGTCCGGGAACACCACCTGGTAACCGGCTTTCTCGAGCAGGGCGCGGGTCTTGTCCAGCAGCGAGCTTTGCTCGCGGTCGGCGTAGGCGGGGCCCATCACCCGTGAAACACAGGCGGCCAGGTAGACCACGCGGGGGCGGGCGTCGTGGCTCGGTGCGCTGAATTCGATGGCGCGCAGCGGCTGTGGCATGGCGGGGGTCCACTGCGGCAGGCGGCCTTTGCTGGCCTTGCTCAGGCTGGCACTCAGGCGGCTCATGCGTGGGGCGCCGAGCAGCTTGCGCGCGCCGTTGGCGGCGGCCAGGGTGAAGCGGGCGCCGCGCAGGGTGGTGTGGAAATGCTCGGCCAGCCAGTCGGCGGCCTTGCCATGCTCGGCGGCCTGGCCGCGCAGCTTCTTCACCAGCTCGCCGGTGTTGATGCCCACCGGGCAGCGCTGGGCGCACAGGCCGGTGGCGGCGCAGGTGTCGAGGCCTTGGTACTGGTAGGTGCGCAGCAGTTCGCGGGTGTCCGCGCCGGCGCGTTTCTTGGCCTGGATGTCGCGCCACATGACGATGCGCTGGCGGGGGCTGAGGGTCAGCCCTTTGGACGGGCACACCGGTTCGCAGAAGCCGCACTCGATGCACTTGTCGACGATCTCGTCGGCAGCGGGCAGCGGCTTGAGGTTTTTCAGGTGGATGTCCGGGTCGCTGCTCAACACCACGTCGGGGTTGAGGATGCCGTTGGGGTCGAGCAGGCGCTTGAGCTGCCACATCAGCTGGTAGGCGTCCTTGCCCCATTCCAGCTCGACGAAGGGCGCCATGTTGCGCCCGGTGCCGTGCTCGGCCTTGAGCGAGCCACCGAACTCCACCGCCACCAGTTGCGCCACGTCGTCCATGAAGGCTTGGTAGCGGGCGACTTCTTCAGCGCTGTTGAAGCCCTGGGTGAAGACGAAGTGCAGGTTGCCTTCCAGGGCGTGGCCGAAAATGATCGCCTCGTCGTAGCGGTGCTTGTCGAACAGCTGGATCAGGCGGTTGACGCCCTCGGCCAGTTGCTCGACGGGGAAGGTCACGTCCTCGATGATCACCGTGGTGCCGGTCTGGCGCACGGCGCCGACGGCGGGGAAGGTGTCCTTGCGGATTTTCCACAGCTGGTTGTACACCGTCGGGTCTTCGCTGAAGGCGACTTTCTGCTCCAGCGGGAACTCGGCGATGGACGCCATCACCTGGTCGAGCTGTTCGTGCAGCAGGCTCTGGCTGGCGGCGCGGGACTCGATCAGCAGGGCGCAGGCGTTGGCCGAGAGGCCTTTCACCCAGGCCGGCATGCCGGGCATGTCCTGCACCGAGCGCAGGCTGCGGCGGTCGAGCAGCTCCACGGCGGACACCGGCTGCGGTTTGAGCAGGGTCACCGCCCGGCAGCAGCTTTCCACGCTGGGGAATACCAGCAGCGCGCTGGCCTTGTGCGGGTGGTCGGGCACGGTGTCGTAGGTGACGGCGCTGATGAAGCCGAGGGTGCCTTCGGAGCCGACCAGCAGATGCTGCAGGATGTCGAGTGGCTGGTCGTAGTCCACCAGTGCGTTGAGTGACAGACCGGTGGTGTTCTTCAGTCGGTACTTGTGTCGGATACGGTCGGCCAGCTCAAGGTTGGCGCGGGTCTCGCGGCCAAGGCGGGCCAGTTCGTGCAGCAGGCCGGCGTGGCTTTGCTCGAACGCGGCGACGCTGGCTGGGTCTTCGCTGTCCAGGCGGGTGCCGTCGGCTAGCACCAGGCGCAGGCCGGCGAGGGTGTGGTAGGTGTTTTGCGCGGTGCCGCAGCACATGCCGCTGGCGTTGTTGGCGACGATGCCGCCGATCTTGCAGGCGTTGATCGAGGCAGGGTCCGGGCCGATCTTGCGCCCGAAGGGGGCGAGCCAGGCGTTGGCCTGGGCGCCGATCACGCCGGGTTGCAGGCGGATCTGCGTGCCCTGGCCGCGGATCTCGCGGCCATTCCAGTTGTCACCGAGCACGATCAGCACCGAGTCGCTGATGGCCTGGCCCGACAGGCTGGTGCCGGCGGCGCGGAAGGTCACTGGCACGCGTTCGCGCTGGGCCAGCTGCAGCAGGGCGACCACTTCGTCCTCGGACTCCACCCGCACCACCAGCTTGGGGATCAGCCGGTAGAAACTGGCGTCGGTGCCAAAGGCCAGGGTCGAGGTCGGGTCGTCGAAGCGGCGTTCGGCGGGGATCAGGCGCTCGGCATCACGCAGGAACGCGGCGGGCAGGCTCATGCAGTCTCCTCGCGGGGCCGCGGCGTCTTGTGCGCGGCGTGCCCCGGGCAATCAGGCGTTGGCGGGCGCGTTCAGGCGCCCAGTTCGCGGACCAGCGAGTCGCGGGTGATCTCGCTGATGGACTTGGCGCCGGTCAGCACCATGGCCACGCGCATTTCTTTCTCGAACAGCGCCAGCAGGTTCTTCACCCCGGCCTCGCCGTGGGTGGCCAGGGCATAGAGGAAGGCGCGGCCGATCAGCACGGTGTCGGCGCCCAGGGCGATCATGCGCACCACGTCGAGGCCGCTGCGGATGCCGGAGTCGGCGAGGATCTTGATGTCGCCCTTCACCGCATCGGCGATCGCCGGCAAGGCGCGGGCGCTGGACAGCACGCCGTCGAGCTGGCGGCCGCCGTGGTTGGAAACGACGATGCCGTCGGCACCGAACTTGACCGCGTCGCGGGCGTCGTCGGCGTCGAGGATGCCCTTGATGATCATCGGGCCGTCCCAGA
This genomic stretch from Pseudomonas entomophila L48 harbors:
- a CDS encoding FAD-binding and (Fe-S)-binding domain-containing protein, whose product is MSLPAAFLRDAERLIPAERRFDDPTSTLAFGTDASFYRLIPKLVVRVESEDEVVALLQLAQRERVPVTFRAAGTSLSGQAISDSVLIVLGDNWNGREIRGQGTQIRLQPGVIGAQANAWLAPFGRKIGPDPASINACKIGGIVANNASGMCCGTAQNTYHTLAGLRLVLADGTRLDSEDPASVAAFEQSHAGLLHELARLGRETRANLELADRIRHKYRLKNTTGLSLNALVDYDQPLDILQHLLVGSEGTLGFISAVTYDTVPDHPHKASALLVFPSVESCCRAVTLLKPQPVSAVELLDRRSLRSVQDMPGMPAWVKGLSANACALLIESRAASQSLLHEQLDQVMASIAEFPLEQKVAFSEDPTVYNQLWKIRKDTFPAVGAVRQTGTTVIIEDVTFPVEQLAEGVNRLIQLFDKHRYDEAIIFGHALEGNLHFVFTQGFNSAEEVARYQAFMDDVAQLVAVEFGGSLKAEHGTGRNMAPFVELEWGKDAYQLMWQLKRLLDPNGILNPDVVLSSDPDIHLKNLKPLPAADEIVDKCIECGFCEPVCPSKGLTLSPRQRIVMWRDIQAKKRAGADTRELLRTYQYQGLDTCAATGLCAQRCPVGINTGELVKKLRGQAAEHGKAADWLAEHFHTTLRGARFTLAAANGARKLLGAPRMSRLSASLSKASKGRLPQWTPAMPQPLRAIEFSAPSHDARPRVVYLAACVSRVMGPAYADREQSSLLDKTRALLEKAGYQVVFPDNADSLCCGQPFASKGYPEQAEHKRQELITALLHASRGGLDPIYCDTSPCTLRLVQDLGETRLDLYDPVRFIRTHLVDKLEFTPQDEPVAVHVTCSTQHLGESQALIDLARRCSKQVVIPEGIHCCGFAGDKGFTTPELNAHSLRTLKDAVQYCSEGISTSRTCEIGLSSHSGIDYHGLVYLVDRVTRARAI